Within the Devosia lucknowensis genome, the region TCGCATGGATCGCGGCGAATATCCCCACCGCAAAGGCCAGTTCCTCGGCCGTCTGGTTGGCCAGCGCCCCGTGCAGCTTCACATAGCGCAGCGGCACGTCCACCTCGTCGGCGATATGGCGCACTAGGAACATCTGGCTGCGAATCTGCCCCAGTAGGTCTTCGAGCGGCATGACCAGGCGGAAGCGGCCAAAGCGTTTCGGGTCGTTATAGCCCGGATGGGCGCCCGCCCGCACGCCGCGGGCCTTGCAGACCTTCAGGATATGCCGGATGGTGGCCGCATCCCCGGCATGCCCCCCGCAGGCGATGGAAGCGCTTGAGACCACGGCCAGCAGGTCGTCATCGGTCCCCATGCCTTCGCCGAGGTCGGCATTCAGGTCGATCGTTTTCGTCATGGGCGGCTCCGCAACAGGCGCTGCGCATGCTCGACCGTCACCGGGGAAAATGCAATCTCGCGGCCCGCTCGCATTTGCGCAAACCGGTCGAGATCGGCCGCGATGACCGTGCCGATCCGCGGATAGCCACCGGTCGGCTGATGGTCGCGCATCAGCACGATTGGCGTGCCGTCGCCCAGGATCTGGATATCGCCCGGCAGGATCGGGTCGGATATCAGCGACAGGATACTGGCACCTGAAAACAGGCCGCTCCGGTCCTCCAGCCGCACCCCCATGCGGTCCATCACCGGGCTGATACGAAACATCTCGGTTACGAACCATTGCCGAACCTCGGCGACGAATGCCTCCGCATGGATGCCCCAGACAAAGCGGATCGAGCCATCGCTGGCTTCTGGCATGGCCACGTTCCGAGGCTCCACCCCGCTTCCCTGGAGAGCAAGCACGTCGCCCGCCATGAGTGCGCGGCCATCAAGCCCGCCCAGCCGCGCTCGCGTGCTGGTCGCCCGGCTCCCCATCACCTCCGGCAGATCCAGCCTCGGGCCAAATCGCAGATAGCCGTAATTGCCAGCAGCCCCCGGCGTGATCGAAATCACGTCGCCGCTGCGAACCAGGGCGCCCCCGGGCCAGGTCTCCAGCGATCCATTGATGGCCACCGTGAATGCGCCGCCCGCCCAGCCGATCCGGAACGATCCATCCTCGACCTTAAGCTCGATCCCGGCGCGTGTGAATTCGATGCCGGCGTCCCCGCTCGCCCCTGCCAGCCGGCCCGCGGCGTCGAAGGCGCCACGGTCCATCGGTCCCGACGCGCTGATACCCTGCGCAAGCAATCCCGGCCGCCCCAGGTCCTGGATCGTGCTGAGCGGACTGGCTCGCAGGATGCAAACGGTCATGGCGCTACCGTGAATTGCACCAGCTCGCCAGCCCGCAGGATCGTCGGCGGGTCCCGCTCTGGTCTGAAGTTGCGGAAATCGGTGCTGCCGATCACGTGCCACCCTGTCGGGATATCCGTTGCGGCAATTGCCGTCTGGCCGGCGGCGAAAAGCACGCTCCCCGCGGGCACCATTGGCCGCAGCGACTGGCGTCGTGGCAAGGTCAGGTCCCGGCCATGCATGCCGCAATAAACGAAACCGGGCGCAAATCCGGTCGTCAGAATGCGGAGGGGCGCTGAATTATGTCGGGAAATGAACTCGGAAGGCTCCAATCCCAGCGTGGCGGCAACCTCAGCCAGGTCCGGGCCGTCAAATCGCACCGCAAGAGTATGGACGGCCTTCTGCCCATGGCCGTCTGGAGCCTGTAGCCGAAGCGCGGTTTCCCCGGCGAGTCGCGTCAATGAGATTGTATCGGGGTCGTATCGGATCAGCACCGACACGAGGCTCGGCGCTACTTCCAGCACGCCGGCGATTGGGTCGCTCTGCAGCACCTCTGCCAGTGCCAGCACCGACCTGTTGGTGCTCTCGTCGAGACGTGTGCCAAACCGGACGAGCAGCGCAGCGTCACCCAGGGGCAAGATTTCGGCGCGGCGCAGGCTTGCGCTGTCGATGTGAGTCATGGCGGTCCGCTGTCATGGGCTCACGGAACGCAGAGGGTTCACCCCGTTCTGCGGTCCGTCAGGTCTGAAGCCCAGGAATAATCAGGGCACGATGCCATGCAATCTGGCGATGTCTGGAAAGGCGTGATCTGCGCTCAGTTTGGGTCGCGACCCTCCTGCTCGACGACCGCCTCGAACAGCGTGCGGGCCTGTCCGGCGCCGATGGCCTCGATGGCCACGGCGGCAATGGCCGCAAACAGTTCTGCGATTTCTTGAGGGTCGGTGATTTCGGCGTCGTCTTCTTCGGCGTCGGCGTTGATCAGGGTAAACATGAGGAACGCGCCTCCACTACGGAGCGGGATGCGGACGTAGGTAAGGATTCCGCAGAAGCCCGCGATCACGATAGTCTGGAACCAGACTGGCTCCAGACGAGCCTACAGGTAACAGTGTGCGTCGATTCCATTACCGCTTGAATAACGGATTGCACCGGGCGCTGGCAGAAGAAGG harbors:
- a CDS encoding LamB/YcsF family protein, with protein sequence MTKTIDLNADLGEGMGTDDDLLAVVSSASIACGGHAGDAATIRHILKVCKARGVRAGAHPGYNDPKRFGRFRLVMPLEDLLGQIRSQMFLVRHIADEVDVPLRYVKLHGALANQTAEELAFAVGIFAAIHAMDPKMAVLALDNSEQVRAARAVGLPLIREAYADRAYGADGLLVPRTVEGAVIHDAEAVIARCLRLAQTGEIVAVDGTVLKSAARSICLHGDTPGAVDLAREVRDALESEGITIAPVDPEAAT
- a CDS encoding biotin-dependent carboxyltransferase family protein, producing the protein MTVCILRASPLSTIQDLGRPGLLAQGISASGPMDRGAFDAAGRLAGASGDAGIEFTRAGIELKVEDGSFRIGWAGGAFTVAINGSLETWPGGALVRSGDVISITPGAAGNYGYLRFGPRLDLPEVMGSRATSTRARLGGLDGRALMAGDVLALQGSGVEPRNVAMPEASDGSIRFVWGIHAEAFVAEVRQWFVTEMFRISPVMDRMGVRLEDRSGLFSGASILSLISDPILPGDIQILGDGTPIVLMRDHQPTGGYPRIGTVIAADLDRFAQMRAGREIAFSPVTVEHAQRLLRSRP
- a CDS encoding 5-oxoprolinase subunit B family protein, which encodes MTHIDSASLRRAEILPLGDAALLVRFGTRLDESTNRSVLALAEVLQSDPIAGVLEVAPSLVSVLIRYDPDTISLTRLAGETALRLQAPDGHGQKAVHTLAVRFDGPDLAEVAATLGLEPSEFISRHNSAPLRILTTGFAPGFVYCGMHGRDLTLPRRQSLRPMVPAGSVLFAAGQTAIAATDIPTGWHVIGSTDFRNFRPERDPPTILRAGELVQFTVAP